From a single Nitrogeniibacter mangrovi genomic region:
- a CDS encoding c-type cytochrome: MNKRIVPILASLLFLSACSGEVQDTRPGQPVAHRRAAFKQMLKVFEPMGVMMRTDTFDAQKFATLAKALLQRREVPWQYFKPDTDYPPTKAKPAVWSDPKTFEADRKAFFKASDHLAAVAGTTDKQQAKAAYEAVEHACHTCHDTFKTH; this comes from the coding sequence ATGAACAAACGCATCGTTCCCATTCTCGCGTCCCTGCTGTTTCTGTCCGCCTGCAGCGGCGAAGTGCAGGACACTCGCCCCGGGCAGCCGGTCGCTCACCGGCGCGCCGCCTTCAAGCAGATGCTCAAGGTATTCGAACCCATGGGCGTGATGATGCGCACCGACACCTTCGATGCGCAGAAATTCGCCACGCTGGCCAAGGCCCTGCTGCAGCGGCGCGAGGTGCCCTGGCAGTACTTCAAGCCGGATACCGACTATCCGCCCACCAAGGCCAAGCCCGCGGTGTGGTCGGATCCGAAGACTTTCGAAGCGGACCGGAAGGCTTTCTTCAAGGCCTCGGATCATCTCGCCGCCGTCGCCGGCACCACCGACAAGCAGCAGGCCAAGGCCGCCTACGAGGCGGTCGAGCACGCCTGCCACACCTGTCACGACACCTTCAAGACGCACTGA
- a CDS encoding ceramidase domain-containing protein: protein MNWRAPVDLYCERTDASLWSEPLNALTNGAFLIAAADAWRRMGPSAGADLRLLAALLALVGIGSFVFHTISERWASVLDVVFIALFVLVFVHRALVRLHGRSPRVATLGVLATIALSAALALSVHVPALNGSELYLGPWAALITLALTCPDAAARRWLGRASLLFLLSMVLRSIDLAVCAQWPLGTHCLWHLNNALVLWCGMRALIDQDQCVLKVS, encoded by the coding sequence ATGAACTGGCGCGCCCCGGTCGACCTCTACTGCGAGCGCACCGACGCCAGCCTGTGGTCGGAGCCGCTCAACGCGCTGACCAATGGCGCCTTCCTGATCGCCGCGGCCGACGCCTGGCGGCGCATGGGGCCGTCGGCCGGTGCCGACCTGCGCCTGCTGGCCGCCCTGCTCGCCCTGGTGGGCATCGGCAGCTTCGTGTTCCACACCATCTCCGAACGCTGGGCCAGCGTGCTCGACGTGGTCTTCATCGCGCTGTTCGTGCTGGTGTTCGTGCATCGCGCGCTGGTGCGTTTGCACGGCCGCTCGCCCCGCGTCGCGACCCTGGGTGTCCTGGCCACCATCGCGCTGTCGGCTGCGCTGGCGCTGAGCGTGCATGTGCCGGCGCTCAACGGCTCGGAACTCTACCTGGGCCCCTGGGCGGCGCTCATCACGCTCGCGCTGACCTGCCCGGACGCGGCAGCCAGGCGCTGGCTCGGGCGCGCCTCGCTGCTGTTCCTGCTGTCAATGGTCCTGCGCAGCATCGATCTGGCGGTGTGCGCGCAGTGGCCCCTCGGCACCCACTGCCTGTGGCACCTGAACAATGCCCTGGTGCTGTGGTGCGGGATGCGCGCGCTGATCGACCAGGATCAGTGCGTCTTGAAGGTGTCGTGA
- a CDS encoding 5-formyltetrahydrofolate cyclo-ligase, whose amino-acid sequence MDKQRKSLRNDAIARREALSPAHRTDADRAIAAALDELIARLAPTTLGFCWPHRGEPDMRAFVIAWLAADAARRAALPVVVAPDQPMVFREWTASSEMIPDRHGIPMPADGEVLHPDVLLVPLNAFDDAGFRLGYGGGYFDRTLERMAPTPVTIGLGYELGRVSTTHPQPHDHPMDWLVTETGAHPAAIRQRP is encoded by the coding sequence ATGGACAAGCAGCGCAAGTCGCTCCGAAACGACGCCATCGCCCGCCGCGAAGCGCTCAGCCCCGCCCACCGGACCGACGCCGACCGGGCGATCGCCGCCGCGCTGGACGAACTGATCGCGCGCCTGGCGCCGACCACGCTCGGCTTCTGCTGGCCTCACCGCGGCGAGCCCGACATGCGCGCCTTCGTCATCGCCTGGCTGGCGGCCGATGCCGCCCGCCGCGCCGCGCTGCCGGTCGTGGTCGCACCGGATCAGCCCATGGTCTTCCGCGAGTGGACCGCCAGCAGCGAAATGATTCCCGACCGGCACGGCATTCCGATGCCCGCCGACGGCGAGGTGCTGCATCCGGACGTACTGCTCGTCCCCCTCAACGCCTTTGACGACGCGGGGTTCCGCCTCGGCTACGGCGGCGGCTACTTCGACCGCACCCTCGAGCGGATGGCACCGACGCCGGTCACCATCGGCCTGGGCTACGAACTGGGCCGGGTGAGCACCACCCATCCCCAACCCCACGACCATCCCATGGACTGGCTGGTGACCGAGACCGGCGCGCATCCGGCCGCCATCCGGCAGCGGCCATGA
- a CDS encoding lytic transglycosylase domain-containing protein: MKAALPLDPPGLPDAWRGRFVSRIFLLLTGVMLSCLATLAGAQSALPTGDERILAAREALRTGDRDTLDQLAASKSPHVLERYVDYWRLHNVLARTEAPDAAEIEAFLARYAGSVVAERLRAAWLRRLADDEQWLAFIGAWGGLEAPDDGMRCLHWLARLHIGDSGGLDEAAREWRTLDAREEACETVIGMLADQGRLGSEALWARFREQMAPSRVRGAEATLGWLPAAQMPDPARLKALLKDPDRYLSRLHPGFERDRAERELALAAIGRLARSDPKLAYMRFVRIADRFPPKDRAYGYVLLGWRGAQAHLPQAIDWFRAAGRHAAMNEEQRAWQVRAALRFGKWKAVRAAILEMGPAQRARPVWVYWLARAEQALGHRDAATALFARIPVEPDFYSMLAQEALGHGFAPPAPAAPIPAEAMARAQRDPDLRRALALFRLDLYTEGVREWNWRLRHADSAFRLAAARVALKHEVYDRAINTAEFVSRDGEYELRFITPYRELIEPQAKAQGLDLSWVYGLMRQESRFVHRAASSAGAQGLMQVMPRTGQWVARKIGLNGYRRSQLAEPETNVLLGTSYMRIVLDDLADQPVLASAGYNAGPSRAKRWRDDHPLEGAIYVETIPFDETRHYVKQVMENAVVYAAMMEKRPQSLKARLGVIDPD, translated from the coding sequence ATGAAAGCCGCTCTCCCGCTCGATCCGCCCGGCCTCCCCGACGCTTGGCGCGGCCGGTTCGTCTCCCGAATTTTCCTGCTCCTGACGGGCGTGATGCTGAGCTGCCTGGCGACGCTGGCCGGCGCCCAGTCGGCCCTGCCGACCGGGGATGAACGCATTCTGGCGGCGCGCGAAGCCCTGCGTACCGGCGACCGTGACACCCTCGACCAGCTCGCCGCGAGCAAGAGCCCGCATGTGCTCGAGCGCTATGTGGACTACTGGCGTCTGCACAACGTGCTCGCGCGTACCGAGGCGCCGGATGCTGCCGAGATCGAGGCCTTCCTCGCTCGCTACGCCGGCAGCGTGGTGGCCGAGCGGCTGCGCGCCGCCTGGTTGCGGCGCCTGGCCGACGACGAACAGTGGCTCGCCTTCATCGGCGCCTGGGGCGGGCTCGAGGCCCCGGATGACGGCATGCGCTGTCTGCACTGGCTGGCACGGCTGCACATCGGCGATTCCGGCGGGCTCGATGAAGCGGCACGCGAATGGCGGACGCTCGATGCACGCGAGGAGGCCTGCGAGACGGTCATCGGCATGCTCGCCGATCAAGGGCGGCTGGGCTCGGAGGCCCTGTGGGCACGGTTCCGCGAGCAGATGGCGCCCAGCCGCGTGCGCGGTGCGGAGGCCACGCTCGGCTGGCTGCCGGCGGCGCAGATGCCGGACCCGGCCCGTCTCAAGGCCTTGCTCAAGGACCCCGACCGCTACCTGTCGCGCCTGCATCCCGGCTTCGAGCGCGACCGCGCCGAGCGCGAGCTGGCGCTGGCGGCGATCGGCCGTCTGGCGCGCAGCGATCCCAAGCTGGCCTACATGCGCTTCGTGCGCATCGCCGACCGTTTTCCCCCCAAGGACCGTGCCTACGGCTACGTGCTGCTCGGCTGGCGCGGTGCCCAGGCCCATCTGCCCCAGGCCATCGACTGGTTTCGCGCGGCCGGCCGTCATGCCGCCATGAACGAGGAGCAGCGGGCCTGGCAGGTGCGCGCCGCGCTGCGCTTCGGCAAGTGGAAGGCGGTGCGCGCCGCCATCCTGGAGATGGGGCCGGCGCAGCGCGCCCGTCCGGTCTGGGTCTACTGGCTGGCGCGCGCCGAGCAGGCCCTCGGCCATCGCGATGCGGCCACCGCGCTGTTCGCGCGCATCCCGGTCGAGCCCGACTTCTACAGCATGCTGGCCCAGGAGGCGCTGGGGCATGGCTTCGCACCGCCCGCGCCGGCGGCGCCGATTCCGGCCGAGGCGATGGCCCGGGCCCAGCGCGACCCCGACCTGCGTCGGGCGCTGGCGCTGTTCCGGCTCGATCTGTACACCGAGGGGGTGCGCGAATGGAACTGGCGCCTGCGCCATGCCGACAGCGCGTTTCGCCTCGCCGCGGCGCGGGTGGCGCTCAAGCATGAGGTGTACGACCGGGCCATCAACACCGCGGAGTTCGTGAGCCGGGACGGGGAATACGAGTTGCGCTTCATCACCCCCTACCGGGAGCTGATCGAACCCCAGGCCAAGGCCCAGGGGCTGGATCTGTCCTGGGTGTATGGCCTCATGCGCCAGGAAAGCCGTTTCGTGCATCGGGCCGCATCGAGCGCCGGTGCCCAGGGGCTCATGCAGGTGATGCCGCGGACCGGCCAGTGGGTGGCGCGGAAGATCGGCCTCAATGGCTACCGGCGCAGCCAGCTGGCCGAGCCGGAGACCAACGTGCTGCTCGGCACCAGCTACATGCGCATCGTCCTTGACGACCTCGCCGACCAGCCGGTGCTCGCCTCGGCCGGCTACAACGCCGGCCCCAGCCGCGCCAAGCGCTGGCGCGACGACCACCCGCTGGAAGGGGCCATCTATGTGGAGACCATCCCCTTCGACGAAACGCGGCATTATGTGAAGCAGGTGATGGAGAACGCCGTGGTCTACGCGGCGATGATGGAAAAGCGTCCCCAGTCGCTCAAGGCGCGGCTCGGGGTGATCGATCCGGACTGA
- a CDS encoding complex I NDUFA9 subunit family protein, which produces MSRTGRVLLIGGSGFVGSAVAARLVAGGWTVRVPTRRFNRARHLSVLPTTEIVEADVFNPQTLDRLLVGVDAVVNLVGVLHSAPGVPYGPAFERAHVALPKAIAEACRRVGVQRVVHVSALGADVNGPSEYQRSKAAGEAAIRNARPELQWTLLRPSVIFGAGDRFLNLFARLSRLAPILPLAGADARFQPVWVEDVAEVVYACLARDASIRQSYPVAGPQVYTLAELVRFAAAQVERAPWIVPLPDGLARVQARLMECLPEPLMSRDNLRSMHVDNVAEGAPLPFGLTPHPMEAVVPGYLGGTPTRRRLLEARRRHPKGH; this is translated from the coding sequence ATGAGTCGGACGGGCAGGGTCCTGCTGATCGGTGGCAGCGGTTTCGTCGGTAGCGCGGTGGCGGCGCGCCTGGTTGCCGGTGGGTGGACGGTACGGGTGCCGACGCGGCGCTTCAATCGCGCGCGCCACCTGAGTGTGCTGCCGACCACGGAAATCGTCGAGGCCGATGTGTTCAATCCGCAGACCCTCGACCGCCTGCTGGTGGGCGTCGATGCGGTCGTCAATCTGGTCGGCGTGCTGCACTCGGCCCCCGGCGTGCCTTACGGACCGGCCTTCGAGCGCGCCCATGTGGCCCTGCCCAAAGCCATCGCCGAGGCCTGTCGGCGGGTCGGTGTGCAGCGTGTCGTTCATGTGAGTGCGCTGGGGGCGGACGTCAACGGCCCCTCGGAATATCAGCGTTCCAAGGCCGCGGGCGAAGCGGCCATCCGCAACGCGCGCCCCGAGCTGCAATGGACGCTGCTGCGACCCTCGGTCATCTTCGGTGCGGGCGACCGCTTCCTCAACCTGTTCGCGCGGCTGAGCCGGCTGGCGCCGATCCTGCCGCTGGCCGGGGCCGATGCCCGCTTCCAGCCGGTGTGGGTGGAGGACGTGGCCGAGGTGGTGTATGCGTGTCTGGCGCGCGATGCCAGCATTCGCCAGAGCTACCCGGTGGCGGGGCCGCAGGTCTATACCCTGGCCGAGCTGGTGCGCTTCGCCGCCGCCCAGGTCGAGCGCGCGCCCTGGATCGTGCCCTTGCCCGACGGGCTGGCCAGGGTCCAGGCACGGCTGATGGAGTGCCTGCCCGAGCCGCTCATGAGCCGTGACAACCTGCGCTCCATGCACGTGGACAACGTGGCCGAGGGCGCGCCCCTGCCGTTCGGGTTGACGCCCCATCCGATGGAGGCGGTGGTGCCCGGGTATCTGGGCGGTACCCCCACCCGTCGGCGGCTGCTCGAAGCGCGCCGCCGCCATCCGAAAGGGCACTGA
- the cca gene encoding multifunctional CCA tRNA nucleotidyl transferase/2'3'-cyclic phosphodiesterase/2'nucleotidase/phosphatase (catalyzes the addition and repair of the essential 3'-terminal CCA sequence in tRNAs without using a nucleic acid template; phosphohydrolase activities include hydrolysis of pyrophosphate, 5'-nucleoside tri- and diphosphates, NADP, and 2'-AMP with the production of Pi, metal-dependent phosphodiesterase activity for 2',3'-cAMP, 2',3'-cGMP, and 2',3'-cCMP, and hydrolysis 2',3'-cyclic substrates with the formation of 2'-nucleotides and 3'-nucleotides; these phosphohydrolase activities are probably involved in the repair of the tRNA 3'-CCA terminus degraded by intracellular RNases), with protein MKVYIVGGAVRDALLGLPVKDRDHVVVGATPEQMLEQGFRPVGRDFPVFLHPDTQEEYALARTERKSGHGYTGFVVHASPEVTLEEDLRRRDLTINAMARDADGTLIDPYGGQADLAARRFRHVSPAFAEDPVRILRVARFAARFEAFTVADETLALMRAMVAAGEVDHLVPERVWQELARGLMEMAPMRMIAVLVACGALARILPELVAGLARSEDALQRSLNCAVDRALTLEQRWALLFGADEAGAAQASERLRAPQQCRDVSVLLARLGASLAQADDAPARLAVLSACDAFRRPERFLSVLDAAACRSDLAPVDAATWRRVLAAARAVDGGAVARQAADRSAIPAAIEAARLAAIATAG; from the coding sequence ATGAAGGTCTACATCGTCGGGGGCGCGGTGCGCGATGCCCTGCTCGGCCTGCCGGTCAAGGATCGCGACCACGTGGTCGTCGGGGCCACGCCCGAGCAGATGCTCGAGCAGGGCTTCCGCCCGGTGGGGCGGGACTTTCCCGTCTTCCTCCATCCCGACACCCAGGAGGAATACGCACTGGCGCGCACCGAGCGCAAGTCGGGGCACGGCTACACCGGTTTCGTGGTGCATGCCTCGCCCGAGGTGACCCTCGAGGAAGACCTGCGGCGCCGGGACCTGACCATCAACGCCATGGCCCGGGACGCCGACGGGACGCTCATCGACCCCTACGGCGGTCAGGCCGATCTGGCCGCACGGCGCTTCCGTCATGTGAGCCCGGCCTTTGCCGAGGATCCGGTGCGCATCCTCCGGGTGGCGCGTTTCGCCGCCCGCTTCGAGGCGTTCACGGTGGCGGACGAGACGCTGGCCCTGATGCGCGCCATGGTCGCGGCGGGCGAGGTCGATCATCTGGTGCCGGAGCGGGTCTGGCAGGAACTGGCGCGCGGCCTCATGGAAATGGCGCCGATGCGCATGATCGCGGTCCTGGTGGCCTGTGGCGCGCTCGCGCGCATCCTGCCGGAGCTGGTGGCGGGACTGGCCCGGAGCGAGGACGCACTGCAGCGGTCGCTGAACTGTGCGGTCGACCGGGCGCTGACGCTCGAACAGCGCTGGGCGCTGCTTTTCGGCGCCGACGAAGCCGGCGCCGCGCAGGCCAGTGAGCGCCTGCGCGCGCCGCAGCAGTGCCGGGATGTGTCGGTGCTGCTGGCCCGCCTTGGCGCATCGCTGGCGCAGGCGGACGACGCGCCCGCCCGTCTCGCGGTGCTGAGCGCCTGCGACGCCTTTCGCCGCCCCGAGCGTTTCCTGAGCGTGCTCGACGCGGCCGCGTGCCGCAGCGATCTGGCACCGGTGGACGCGGCCACCTGGCGCCGGGTGCTGGCGGCGGCGCGTGCCGTGGACGGCGGCGCGGTGGCGCGGCAGGCGGCCGACCGCAGCGCCATTCCGGCGGCCATCGAGGCGGCCCGGCTCGCGGCCATCGCCACGGCAGGCTGA
- a CDS encoding transglycosylase domain-containing protein yields the protein MRLVLWLVLVWLPVLAAAAVPDFATVRAHHRTTEGRLVDRAGEPLAERPVDGATRRLEWVPLEALSPAMLETLLEAEDRRFYEHGGIDWRAFAAAAIQNLWYEHPRGASTLSMQLVGLLDPALHPERNHGGRRTLEQKWDQAVAAQEIEARWSKAEILEAYLNLAPFRGALQGIHAAAWALVGKAPDALDRAEASILAALLRAPNAPPPKVAWRACELLRRIGSADLCPRVHQLAAHLDPVRLAPRWNDAPHLARRLVTEPGVVHTVLDADWQRGMERALEAAAPARAAAVVIDNATGAVLADVGGLDAAQPDAAVARHPAGSMSWPVMTALALDTKTVNAATLFPVPATGDAMSVRAALATGAMPEALAAHVPGAREATLLELLRAPGAAAPDLSRVAIDLAQLAALGRMLAVDGVWRPPFWRAQAQGAPVAMISPQAAFIARDLFPAVRVAPLPRTHAAWGVGSNGAVTIAVWMETGATASVETRAWLNARLAASGRWPPERVVPTGVVSAPVRFDNGREPPRSEWFIKGTATAVAAPPVLIARIVTPSPRAIVAAADLDAAGGVWLEASREDERLRWQVDGVPAGQGGRVLWRPSPGLHHIVLLDTVGRVIDTVDVAVRSDVSADARRR from the coding sequence GTGCGCCTGGTGCTATGGCTGGTGCTGGTGTGGTTGCCGGTGCTCGCCGCGGCGGCGGTGCCCGATTTCGCCACGGTACGCGCCCATCACCGGACCACGGAAGGCCGGCTGGTCGACCGGGCGGGCGAACCGCTGGCCGAGCGCCCGGTCGATGGCGCCACCCGCCGGCTCGAATGGGTGCCGCTCGAGGCGCTCTCTCCCGCCATGCTCGAAACGCTGCTCGAGGCCGAGGACCGGCGCTTCTACGAGCACGGCGGCATCGACTGGCGCGCCTTTGCCGCCGCCGCCATCCAGAACCTGTGGTACGAGCATCCGCGCGGCGCCTCGACCCTGAGCATGCAGCTGGTCGGCCTGCTCGACCCGGCGCTGCATCCGGAACGCAACCACGGCGGGCGTCGCACCCTGGAGCAAAAATGGGATCAGGCGGTGGCTGCGCAGGAGATCGAGGCACGCTGGAGCAAGGCGGAGATTCTCGAGGCCTACCTGAACCTGGCGCCCTTTCGCGGCGCGCTGCAGGGCATCCATGCCGCCGCCTGGGCGCTGGTGGGCAAGGCGCCCGATGCGCTCGATCGCGCCGAGGCGTCCATTCTCGCGGCGCTGCTGCGCGCCCCCAACGCCCCGCCCCCCAAGGTCGCCTGGCGTGCCTGCGAACTGTTGCGCCGCATCGGCAGCGCGGATCTGTGCCCGCGGGTTCACCAGCTGGCCGCGCACCTGGACCCGGTGCGTCTGGCGCCACGCTGGAACGACGCGCCACATCTGGCACGGCGGCTGGTCACCGAACCGGGGGTGGTGCATACGGTGCTCGACGCCGACTGGCAGCGCGGCATGGAACGCGCCCTCGAGGCGGCCGCCCCGGCCCGCGCCGCGGCGGTGGTGATCGACAACGCCACGGGCGCCGTGCTGGCGGACGTGGGGGGGCTCGACGCGGCGCAGCCGGACGCGGCCGTTGCCCGCCATCCGGCGGGTTCGATGAGCTGGCCGGTGATGACGGCGCTGGCGCTGGATACCAAAACCGTCAACGCGGCGACGCTGTTTCCGGTGCCGGCGACGGGGGACGCCATGAGCGTGCGCGCGGCGCTGGCGACGGGCGCGATGCCCGAGGCGCTGGCCGCCCATGTGCCCGGCGCGCGCGAGGCGACCCTGCTGGAACTGCTGCGCGCCCCCGGGGCGGCGGCCCCGGATCTGTCCCGGGTGGCGATCGATCTGGCGCAGCTGGCGGCGCTCGGGCGCATGCTCGCGGTCGACGGGGTGTGGCGCCCGCCGTTCTGGCGTGCGCAGGCGCAGGGCGCGCCGGTGGCGATGATCTCGCCCCAGGCCGCCTTCATTGCGCGCGACCTGTTCCCGGCGGTGCGGGTCGCGCCCTTGCCGCGCACCCATGCCGCCTGGGGGGTGGGCAGCAACGGCGCGGTGACCATCGCGGTGTGGATGGAAACCGGTGCCACCGCGAGCGTCGAGACCCGCGCCTGGCTCAATGCCCGGCTCGCGGCGAGCGGCCGCTGGCCGCCCGAGCGGGTCGTCCCGACCGGCGTGGTGTCGGCGCCGGTGCGCTTCGACAACGGACGCGAGCCGCCGCGCAGCGAGTGGTTCATCAAGGGCACCGCCACGGCGGTGGCGGCACCGCCGGTGCTGATCGCGCGCATCGTGACGCCGTCACCGCGCGCCATCGTGGCTGCGGCCGATCTCGATGCCGCCGGTGGCGTGTGGCTGGAAGCCTCCCGCGAGGACGAACGTCTGCGCTGGCAGGTGGACGGCGTGCCGGCGGGGCAGGGCGGCCGCGTCCTGTGGCGACCGAGCCCGGGGCTGCATCACATCGTCCTGCTCGATACGGTGGGGCGCGTCATCGATACCGTGGACGTGGCGGTGCGCTCGGACGTGTCTGCCGACGCTCGGCGCCGCTGA
- a CDS encoding DUF2905 domain-containing protein → MLLKWLVSILIVVALLGGLQPLLTRYLRLGQLPGDLRFTREGRTYHLPFTSTIVLSLLAWLILRWL, encoded by the coding sequence ATGCTGCTCAAATGGCTGGTTTCCATCCTCATCGTGGTCGCCCTGCTCGGCGGCCTGCAACCGCTGCTGACCCGCTACCTGCGACTCGGTCAGCTCCCCGGCGACCTGCGTTTCACCCGCGAGGGGCGCACCTATCACCTGCCCTTCACCAGCACCATCGTGCTCTCGCTGCTCGCCTGGCTGATCCTGCGCTGGCTGTAG
- a CDS encoding alpha/beta hydrolase codes for MNRSRFGDLEVIARTPSTVVRDTPLLFVHGAYTAAWCWEAHFLPWFADAGFACYAVSLSGHGHSRQHGMLDSYSIDDYVNDVAEVVAALPEAPILIGHSMGGFVVQKFLEHHTAPAAVLMASVPPQGLWSSALGLMFKKPTLLQDLNRMLGGAAPSVDSVREALFHQPVDAERLREYCLKSQPESHRAIWDMTLFNLPHVARMADVPMLVLGAGEDHLIPPALVQRTAQTYGVDEILFEDMGHAMMLERDWEQVATCMLRWLETQIVR; via the coding sequence ATGAATCGTAGTCGCTTCGGCGATCTGGAAGTCATCGCCCGCACCCCGTCCACCGTGGTGCGCGATACCCCGTTGCTGTTCGTCCACGGCGCCTACACGGCGGCGTGGTGCTGGGAGGCGCATTTCCTCCCCTGGTTCGCCGACGCCGGCTTCGCCTGCTACGCGGTGTCGCTGTCCGGCCATGGGCACAGCCGCCAGCACGGCATGCTCGACAGCTACAGCATCGACGACTATGTGAACGACGTGGCCGAAGTGGTCGCCGCCCTGCCGGAGGCGCCGATCCTGATCGGCCATTCCATGGGCGGCTTCGTGGTGCAGAAGTTCCTCGAGCATCACACCGCGCCGGCGGCCGTGCTGATGGCCTCGGTGCCGCCCCAGGGGTTGTGGTCCTCGGCGCTCGGGCTCATGTTCAAGAAGCCCACGCTGCTGCAGGATCTGAACCGCATGCTCGGGGGCGCCGCGCCCAGCGTCGACAGCGTGCGCGAAGCGCTGTTTCATCAGCCGGTGGATGCCGAGCGGCTGCGCGAGTACTGCCTCAAGTCGCAGCCCGAGTCGCACCGCGCGATCTGGGACATGACCTTGTTCAACCTGCCACACGTGGCACGCATGGCGGATGTGCCCATGCTGGTGCTGGGCGCCGGTGAGGATCACCTGATTCCGCCAGCGCTGGTGCAGCGGACCGCGCAGACCTATGGCGTCGACGAGATCCTGTTCGAGGACATGGGCCACGCGATGATGCTCGAGCGCGACTGGGAACAGGTGGCCACCTGCATGCTGCGCTGGCTGGAGACGCAAATCGTGCGCTGA
- a CDS encoding class I SAM-dependent methyltransferase: MTLPQPGPDALAQSDALAARLRARIDAADGWIGFADYMHDALYTPGLGYYSGGAQKFGPGGDFITAPELTPLFGQALAAQVAEITAQSASEVLEVGAGTGLLAADLLLELDRLGHRPERYSILEVSGELRERQAATLASRAPALVDCVRWIDTLPERFRGAVVANEVLDVMPVHLLVWRDGAVFERGVAVDADGHFAWADRPAGARLLAAAERLGAPMPAEGEYVSELNLAGEAWMADWGTRLEQGALLMIDYGYPRAEYYLPSRSNGTLLCYYRHQAHADPFRWPGLNDITAFVDFTAMAEAAHGAGLDIYGYTAQAAFLFNCGILERLAERGEQTTPDYIRAARAVQRLTTPQEMGELFKVLAAGKGLGAPLLGFARSDRLHTL, from the coding sequence ATGACCCTGCCCCAACCCGGCCCCGACGCCCTGGCCCAGAGCGATGCTCTGGCGGCCCGCCTGCGCGCGCGCATCGACGCCGCCGACGGCTGGATCGGTTTCGCCGACTACATGCACGACGCACTGTACACGCCGGGACTCGGGTACTACAGCGGCGGGGCACAGAAATTCGGCCCGGGCGGAGACTTCATCACCGCCCCCGAACTCACCCCCCTGTTCGGTCAGGCGCTGGCCGCCCAGGTCGCCGAAATCACCGCCCAGAGCGCGTCCGAGGTGCTCGAAGTGGGCGCCGGCACCGGGCTGCTCGCCGCCGATCTGCTGCTCGAACTCGATCGCCTCGGCCATCGGCCCGAACGCTATTCGATTCTCGAGGTGTCGGGCGAACTGCGTGAGCGTCAGGCCGCCACCCTGGCGAGCCGCGCGCCCGCCCTGGTCGACTGCGTGCGCTGGATCGACACCCTGCCCGAGCGCTTCCGCGGCGCCGTCGTCGCCAACGAAGTGCTCGACGTGATGCCGGTGCACCTGCTCGTCTGGCGCGACGGCGCGGTGTTCGAACGCGGCGTCGCGGTCGATGCCGACGGGCACTTCGCCTGGGCCGATCGCCCTGCCGGGGCGCGGCTGCTGGCGGCTGCCGAGCGCCTCGGCGCGCCCATGCCGGCCGAAGGCGAATATGTGAGCGAACTGAACCTGGCCGGCGAGGCCTGGATGGCCGACTGGGGGACGCGGCTGGAACAGGGCGCCTTGCTGATGATCGATTACGGGTATCCGCGCGCCGAGTACTACCTGCCCAGTCGCAGCAACGGCACCCTGTTGTGCTATTACCGCCACCAGGCCCATGCCGACCCGTTCCGCTGGCCCGGCCTGAACGACATCACCGCCTTCGTCGATTTCACCGCCATGGCCGAAGCGGCCCATGGCGCCGGGCTCGACATCTACGGCTACACCGCCCAGGCCGCCTTCCTGTTCAACTGCGGCATCCTGGAGCGGCTGGCCGAACGGGGCGAGCAGACCACGCCGGACTACATCCGTGCGGCACGCGCCGTCCAGCGGCTGACCACACCGCAGGAGATGGGGGAGCTGTTCAAGGTCCTCGCCGCCGGCAAGGGGCTGGGCGCGCCACTGCTCGGTTTCGCACGCAGCGACCGGCTGCACACGCTGTAA